A window of Chitinophagales bacterium contains these coding sequences:
- a CDS encoding VOC family protein: MSHAINWFEIPAKDLDRAKAFYEKVLDIQMIVPFPGMKYAMFPSDPTKNEIGGGIMEEAGFEPSETGSLIYLNGGDDLAVPLSRVEAAGGRVIMPKTAIGANGFMARFIDTEGNRVAFHSMK, encoded by the coding sequence ATGTCTCACGCAATCAACTGGTTTGAGATCCCAGCCAAAGATCTTGACAGGGCCAAGGCCTTTTACGAAAAAGTTTTGGATATTCAGATGATAGTCCCCTTTCCGGGTATGAAATATGCAATGTTTCCTTCAGACCCAACGAAAAATGAAATTGGCGGAGGTATTATGGAGGAGGCAGGTTTTGAACCTTCCGAAACAGGTTCGCTGATCTATCTGAACGGAGGAGATGACCTCGCCGTTCCGCTTTCCCGCGTGGAAGCCGCAGGTGGCCGTGTGATCATGCCGAAGACCGCCATCGGTGCCAATGGTTTTATGGCACGATTTATAGACACCGAAGGAAATCGGGTGGCTTTTCATTCCATGAAATAG
- a CDS encoding TfoX/Sxy family protein → MAYNAKLADQVRELISLTHKQVEEKRMFGGLCFMVNDKMCVGVESERLMVRLDPAVYEEVLEKEGCTPMDFTGKVMKGYVFVDIEALNTKKKLAYWIELALQFNKIAKASKKKKK, encoded by the coding sequence ATGGCATACAATGCAAAACTGGCTGACCAGGTCAGAGAATTAATTTCACTTACACACAAGCAGGTTGAAGAAAAGAGAATGTTTGGCGGCCTCTGCTTCATGGTCAATGATAAAATGTGTGTGGGGGTAGAATCAGAACGGCTAATGGTCAGGCTGGACCCCGCCGTTTACGAGGAGGTATTGGAAAAAGAAGGTTGCACCCCGATGGATTTTACCGGAAAAGTGATGAAGGGTTATGTATTTGTAGATATTGAGGCACTGAATACAAAAAAGAAACTGGCCTATTGGATCGAACTTGCCCTTCAATTCAATAAAATCGCCAAAGCTTCCAAAAAGAAAAAAAAGTAG
- a CDS encoding VIT family protein yields MDNYLDTHYIHRSNWLRAAVLGANDGIISISSLAIGITAANASRDSIVLATVAGLVAGALSMAAGEYVSVSSQTDTEKADIEREAQELKEMPEEELEILTQIYQQRGLKRETAHLVAKELTEHDALSAHIRDELGINEVTQAKPIQAALASGASFTAGGLLPMLVVLLAPLVNMEYFLYGFTVIFLAILGTVSAKTGGSKVGKAILRIMVWGTIAMGLSAGVGYLFGVRV; encoded by the coding sequence ATTGACAATTATCTGGATACCCACTATATCCACCGGAGTAACTGGCTCCGGGCTGCAGTATTGGGGGCCAATGATGGAATCATTTCCATTTCGAGTCTCGCTATTGGGATAACGGCAGCGAATGCCAGCCGGGATTCTATTGTTCTGGCCACGGTGGCCGGACTGGTAGCCGGGGCCTTATCCATGGCGGCCGGAGAATATGTATCGGTAAGCTCACAAACAGATACCGAGAAGGCCGATATTGAAAGAGAGGCACAGGAACTGAAGGAAATGCCGGAAGAGGAATTGGAAATACTCACTCAGATTTATCAGCAGCGTGGATTAAAAAGGGAAACGGCTCATCTGGTGGCGAAAGAGCTTACGGAGCATGATGCCCTATCGGCCCATATCAGGGATGAATTGGGTATAAATGAAGTTACCCAGGCAAAGCCTATTCAGGCAGCCCTGGCCTCCGGAGCATCCTTTACAGCCGGTGGACTACTACCAATGCTGGTCGTACTCTTAGCGCCACTGGTGAATATGGAATACTTTCTTTATGGTTTTACGGTGATCTTTCTGGCCATCCTCGGCACTGTATCTGCAAAAACCGGTGGTTCGAAAGTTGGTAAAGCCATTTTGCGGATCATGGTATGGGGCACTATCGCTATGGGATTATCGGCTGGGGTTGGGTATTTGTTTGGCGTGCGGGTATAG
- a CDS encoding beta-lactamase family protein, which translates to MRILMLGLLTLVIVSVGYAQTIDKEKLDQLFDRLLEKNKGMGSIVIAKEGRIVYERAFGYSLMDGPTKTPITSNTRFRISSITKTYTAVMILQLVEEGKLKLQDNLDRFFPEIPNANKITIEQILRHRSGIPELKVEPNWGRQSRTHDEVLAVIEKGQPNFEPDSKHEYSNTGYVILGYIIEKVEGKPYQDVLKERITSKLGLKNTYLGEGNTNTEKNESLSYRYLGEWKEAPELNLSVPAGAGAIMSTPGDMAKFIQALFDHKLVSKASLDKMMTMQDGEGMGMEPFTFSGKTLYGHTGGSNSSGSWLAYEPEEQLALAYTTNAKIYPVADIVAAVFDIYWNRPYQVPTFEALMVSPEILDKYVGVYVVAGTPARMTVTRSGSTIAIENGGNTIPLEATAPDTFNLAPGVTVSFDMSKKQMTIKRPQGERVFTREE; encoded by the coding sequence GTGAGAATACTAATGTTGGGGTTATTAACTCTTGTTATAGTTAGCGTGGGATATGCGCAAACCATTGACAAGGAAAAGCTTGATCAGTTATTTGACCGGCTTCTGGAGAAGAATAAGGGAATGGGGAGTATTGTCATAGCGAAGGAAGGCAGGATCGTGTACGAACGCGCTTTTGGATATAGCCTGATGGACGGGCCGACAAAAACACCTATTACCTCAAATACCAGGTTTCGGATCAGTTCGATCACAAAGACCTATACAGCGGTAATGATCCTTCAACTGGTGGAGGAAGGGAAATTAAAACTTCAGGATAACCTGGATAGGTTTTTCCCCGAAATCCCCAATGCCAATAAAATTACGATCGAGCAGATACTCAGACACCGGAGTGGTATTCCCGAACTGAAAGTGGAACCAAACTGGGGACGGCAATCAAGAACCCATGATGAAGTGTTGGCGGTAATAGAAAAAGGGCAACCCAATTTTGAACCGGACAGCAAGCATGAGTATAGTAATACGGGTTATGTTATTTTAGGCTATATCATTGAAAAAGTTGAAGGAAAGCCTTATCAGGATGTATTAAAGGAGAGAATTACCTCCAAACTTGGTCTTAAAAATACTTACCTGGGTGAGGGAAATACCAATACGGAAAAAAATGAAAGCCTTTCTTACCGGTATTTGGGGGAATGGAAGGAAGCGCCGGAGTTGAATTTAAGCGTTCCGGCAGGGGCAGGGGCGATCATGTCAACACCAGGTGACATGGCGAAATTTATTCAAGCCCTTTTTGATCATAAACTTGTTTCCAAGGCGAGTCTCGATAAAATGATGACCATGCAGGATGGTGAAGGAATGGGGATGGAGCCATTTACTTTTAGCGGCAAGACCCTTTATGGGCATACAGGGGGAAGTAACAGTTCCGGTTCCTGGCTGGCTTACGAGCCTGAAGAACAACTGGCATTAGCCTATACCACGAATGCCAAGATATATCCGGTCGCAGATATTGTAGCTGCTGTTTTTGATATTTACTGGAACAGGCCTTATCAGGTTCCCACTTTTGAAGCATTGATGGTAAGCCCCGAGATCCTCGATAAATACGTTGGGGTATATGTGGTTGCCGGAACGCCGGCAAGAATGACCGTTACCCGATCGGGTTCCACCATTGCCATCGAGAACGGAGGAAACACGATTCCTCTTGAGGCAACTGCCCCCGATACATTTAACCTGGCACCGGGAGTCACCGTGAGCTTTGACATGTCGAAAAAACAAATGACCATAAAACGTCCTCAGGGGGAAAGAGTATTTACACGGGAAGAATGA
- a CDS encoding DUF4256 domain-containing protein produces MAKASSKKLSADQSKKLIGTLKTRFEKNMPRHKGLTWATVLARLESAPEKLWSLNEMEITGGEPDVISFDKKSGEFLFVDCSAESPKERRSLCYDREGLDSRKEFKPADTAMDMAKAMGVDMLNEEQYRLLQSLGDFDLKTSSWLLTPAPIRKLGGAIFGDKRYNHVFIYHNGAGSYYAGRAFRGALKV; encoded by the coding sequence ATGGCAAAAGCCTCCTCCAAAAAACTATCGGCCGACCAAAGCAAAAAGTTAATAGGCACTTTAAAGACCCGTTTTGAAAAAAATATGCCCCGGCACAAGGGATTGACATGGGCAACCGTGTTGGCCAGACTGGAATCCGCCCCGGAAAAACTATGGTCACTCAATGAAATGGAAATAACAGGGGGTGAACCGGACGTGATCAGTTTTGATAAAAAATCGGGGGAATTTCTCTTTGTTGATTGCTCGGCGGAAAGTCCCAAAGAACGACGCAGCCTTTGCTATGACCGGGAAGGGCTTGATTCCAGAAAAGAATTCAAACCCGCCGATACGGCCATGGATATGGCCAAAGCCATGGGGGTCGACATGCTGAATGAAGAGCAATACCGGCTCTTGCAAAGTTTAGGTGATTTTGATCTCAAGACCTCCAGTTGGTTGCTTACCCCGGCACCAATTCGCAAACTTGGAGGGGCCATCTTCGGCGATAAGCGGTACAACCATGTATTCATTTACCACAATGGAGCCGGTTCTTACTATGCAGGAAGGGCCTTTAGGGGGGCATTGAAAGTTTAA
- a CDS encoding response regulator transcription factor, with protein sequence MKNIDANTIIKVAIADDHALFRTGVKTSLSSRKDIQMVAEAENGMQLLNLLKHIKPDVVLLDIQMPIMDGLTTLPEIKKLYPDLKVIMLSMHNDHSMISRMMEIGANSYLTKESGAEMIYEAVKGVYENEFFFNDLTNKALLNGLRSKTHGDSIRPQDVQLNDKEITILKLMCEEKSTKEIADIVDLSPRTVEAIRDKLKTKTGTTSIAGLVMYAVKAGLVEQ encoded by the coding sequence ATGAAGAACATTGACGCTAATACCATTATTAAAGTAGCGATCGCCGACGACCATGCCCTGTTCCGTACCGGTGTGAAAACCTCCCTTAGTAGCAGGAAAGATATCCAGATGGTTGCGGAAGCCGAGAATGGGATGCAACTGCTCAACCTCCTCAAGCACATCAAACCCGATGTGGTCCTGCTTGACATTCAAATGCCTATCATGGATGGGTTGACCACCCTCCCCGAGATCAAGAAGCTTTACCCTGACCTTAAAGTGATCATGCTTTCGATGCATAATGATCATTCCATGATCAGTCGCATGATGGAAATAGGGGCAAACTCTTACCTCACCAAAGAATCAGGCGCTGAAATGATCTATGAAGCCGTTAAAGGGGTTTATGAAAATGAATTCTTCTTTAATGACCTTACCAATAAAGCCCTCCTGAACGGACTCCGCAGCAAAACACATGGAGACAGTATCCGTCCCCAGGATGTACAATTGAATGATAAGGAGATCACCATTTTGAAACTCATGTGCGAAGAAAAAAGCACCAAAGAGATCGCCGATATCGTGGACCTCAGCCCTCGTACCGTAGAGGCCATCCGCGATAAACTCAAGACAAAAACCGGAACCACTTCCATTGCCGGTCTGGTAATGTATGCGGTCAAAGCCGGTCTCGTCGAACAATAA
- a CDS encoding aminotransferase class IV, translated as MDKIGFNGKWLDAGTPVASADNRGLRYGDGVFETMRLENGRIPMASLHFDRLFSALDTLGFEPGPHFTREKLEKEILELATKNQHTQLARIRLMVFRGDGGLYEPGPLHTNYLMQSWALNESYQELNINGLMLDIFPDARKSTDPFSNLKSANYLPYIMAALYARKHRLNDCLLLNTHERITDSTIANLFISIEGKFITPPISEGCVAGVMRRYLLEKMPDWGFAVEEAPISVADLEKADHAFLTNAVSGIRWIDSIGKKKFTVGRLGELYKWWQEKT; from the coding sequence ATGGACAAGATCGGTTTCAATGGTAAATGGCTGGATGCCGGTACCCCTGTCGCTTCTGCAGATAACCGCGGACTTCGCTATGGGGATGGGGTATTTGAAACCATGCGGTTGGAGAATGGCCGGATCCCCATGGCTTCCCTGCATTTTGACCGGTTGTTTTCAGCACTTGATACCCTGGGTTTTGAACCAGGCCCACATTTTACCCGTGAAAAACTGGAAAAGGAAATTCTTGAGCTGGCCACAAAGAACCAGCACACCCAACTGGCCCGGATCCGATTGATGGTATTTCGGGGAGATGGCGGGTTGTATGAACCAGGTCCTTTGCATACCAATTACCTCATGCAAAGCTGGGCTTTAAATGAAAGCTATCAGGAACTCAACATAAACGGACTGATGTTGGATATCTTCCCGGATGCCCGAAAAAGCACGGATCCTTTCTCCAATTTGAAATCAGCGAACTATCTTCCTTATATCATGGCGGCCCTTTATGCCCGCAAACACCGTCTGAATGATTGCCTGCTCCTGAACACCCATGAACGGATCACCGATTCAACGATCGCCAACCTGTTTATTTCAATAGAAGGGAAATTCATCACGCCACCTATATCAGAGGGATGTGTGGCGGGAGTGATGCGCAGGTACTTGTTGGAAAAAATGCCCGACTGGGGTTTTGCCGTGGAAGAAGCACCCATTTCTGTAGCTGACCTTGAAAAGGCCGATCATGCCTTTCTGACCAATGCCGTGTCCGGTATCCGGTGGATCGACAGCATAGGAAAAAAGAAGTTCACGGTCGGAAGGCTGGGGGAGCTTTACAAATGGTGGCAGGAAAAAACCTGA
- a CDS encoding response regulator transcription factor: MTAPTKPIHLALVDDHMLLRSSLAKSINDFDNCKVVIQASDGMDLIEQMQQGVVPDIVIMDLGMPRMNGMETSNWLRKEYPKVAVLILTMYDSDMTMVRLMNTGVAGILKKDIHHSELLFAIQSVVDTGFYYSKQITGKLVNLIRKNDEGEMNLERVQLTDQEMDFLRLACTDKTYKEIASEINLNIRTVDTIRDHLFNKLGVRSRVGMAMYAVRQGIVPL, encoded by the coding sequence ATGACAGCTCCGACCAAACCGATCCATCTCGCCCTGGTGGATGACCATATGCTATTACGGTCTTCCCTTGCCAAATCGATCAATGATTTCGACAATTGTAAAGTAGTGATCCAGGCTTCCGATGGTATGGACCTTATCGAACAGATGCAACAGGGAGTAGTGCCGGATATCGTAATAATGGATCTGGGAATGCCCCGGATGAACGGAATGGAGACTTCCAACTGGTTGCGAAAGGAATATCCAAAGGTGGCCGTGCTCATTTTGACCATGTATGATTCGGATATGACCATGGTGCGCCTGATGAATACAGGTGTAGCGGGTATCTTAAAAAAGGATATTCATCATTCCGAATTGCTTTTTGCGATTCAGTCTGTTGTAGACACCGGCTTCTATTATTCCAAACAAATAACCGGAAAGCTGGTCAACCTGATCCGTAAGAATGACGAAGGAGAAATGAACCTGGAAAGGGTACAACTGACCGATCAGGAAATGGATTTTCTGCGGTTGGCTTGCACGGATAAAACCTACAAAGAGATCGCTTCAGAGATCAATTTGAATATCCGGACGGTGGATACGATCCGCGATCACTTATTCAATAAACTGGGAGTGCGAAGCCGGGTAGGAATGGCCATGTATGCCGTAAGGCAGGGGATTGTTCCGCTATAA
- a CDS encoding VOC family protein: MTTVNIYLTFNGNCEEAFNFYKSVFGGEIPYMGRFGDMPADSGHTLAPEEANKIMHVSLPISKETMLMGSDTAGEWNSKFSAGNNFSISISTDSKGEADRLFAGLSAGGQVTMPMNSTFWGDYFGMFADKFGINWMISFKEEAKA; this comes from the coding sequence ATGACAACTGTTAACATCTACCTCACGTTTAATGGCAACTGTGAAGAAGCATTCAACTTTTATAAATCCGTTTTTGGGGGAGAAATTCCATATATGGGACGGTTCGGGGATATGCCTGCAGATAGTGGCCATACACTGGCCCCGGAGGAAGCGAACAAAATAATGCATGTATCACTTCCCATCAGTAAAGAAACCATGTTGATGGGGAGCGACACGGCAGGAGAATGGAATTCCAAATTTTCAGCTGGTAATAATTTTTCCATTTCCATCAGTACGGACAGCAAGGGAGAGGCCGACCGGCTTTTTGCGGGGCTTTCTGCCGGTGGACAGGTCACCATGCCCATGAACAGTACATTCTGGGGAGATTATTTTGGCATGTTCGCCGACAAATTTGGTATCAACTGGATGATAAGCTTTAAGGAAGAAGCAAAGGCATAA
- a CDS encoding heme-binding protein, translating to MTDENEVQPMIKKIELDHFSNRIAFDIGLKIVELAKSRNQHIAVEVSRLNHTVFLFVDDNLPADKHNWLRRKANVAKRFEESSLSVKNDLKDGQMSLDKTFGLDERDFIAKGGSIPIFIKNAGMIGTITVSGLRDEEDHNIIIESLNGVYL from the coding sequence ATGACGGACGAAAATGAAGTACAACCAATGATCAAAAAAATAGAACTCGACCATTTTTCCAATCGGATAGCATTTGATATTGGGCTAAAAATAGTTGAGCTGGCAAAAAGCCGTAACCAACATATCGCCGTGGAAGTATCGCGATTGAACCACACCGTCTTTCTTTTTGTGGATGATAATCTGCCGGCAGACAAACACAATTGGTTAAGGCGAAAAGCTAATGTGGCTAAACGATTCGAAGAAAGTTCACTCAGCGTAAAAAACGATTTGAAAGATGGCCAGATGAGCCTTGATAAAACCTTTGGCCTGGACGAAAGAGATTTCATTGCTAAAGGAGGCTCCATCCCCATTTTTATAAAGAACGCTGGCATGATCGGGACAATAACAGTGTCCGGGTTACGCGACGAAGAAGATCATAACATTATTATTGAATCCCTGAATGGTGTGTATTTGTAA
- a CDS encoding NAD(P)-dependent alcohol dehydrogenase — protein MKAYTRNRYGGPEILKIEEVTKPSNPADEEVIIRVMANSMNPADWHLLRGKPFFARFTVGLFKPNSKIPGADFAGIVDSVGKKITHLKPGDRVFGETLLGGAFAEYTCAPARVCAKMPDGLGFKDMAAVPVAGITAYQGLVTHGKLQAGETVLINGASGGVGHFTVQIAKALGAKVTAVCSSRNVDFVRSLGADHTIAYDQENIHAHTGKYDLVVDTNGNLTHSDFRRMGNRGITIGFTNMGHMFRLLLKKAVNKFPLAQFTAEANSKDLEALANMVAEGKIKAHIEKVYPYTELPDALGYIERMRTRGKVVVEWD, from the coding sequence ATGAAAGCCTATACCAGAAACCGCTATGGAGGCCCTGAGATCTTAAAGATCGAAGAGGTCACCAAACCCTCGAACCCGGCGGACGAGGAGGTCATTATAAGAGTGATGGCGAATTCAATGAATCCTGCTGATTGGCATTTGCTGAGAGGGAAACCCTTCTTTGCCCGCTTTACAGTGGGTTTGTTTAAACCTAATTCAAAAATACCAGGAGCGGATTTTGCAGGGATCGTCGATTCGGTGGGTAAGAAGATAACGCATCTGAAACCAGGCGACCGTGTATTTGGTGAGACATTGCTCGGCGGGGCTTTTGCAGAATATACTTGTGCCCCGGCCAGGGTCTGTGCAAAAATGCCAGACGGGTTAGGTTTTAAAGATATGGCCGCTGTACCTGTTGCCGGAATAACTGCCTATCAGGGCCTGGTGACCCATGGAAAATTACAGGCTGGTGAAACCGTGTTGATCAATGGTGCCTCGGGTGGGGTTGGCCATTTTACCGTTCAGATCGCCAAGGCGTTGGGAGCAAAGGTTACAGCCGTTTGTTCCAGCCGCAATGTCGATTTTGTTCGTTCGCTGGGAGCCGATCATACGATCGCCTATGATCAGGAAAATATCCACGCACATACAGGAAAGTATGACCTGGTTGTAGATACCAATGGCAACCTGACCCATAGCGATTTTCGCCGAATGGGGAACAGAGGAATTACGATCGGGTTTACCAATATGGGGCATATGTTCCGGTTGTTATTGAAAAAAGCCGTCAATAAATTTCCGCTGGCCCAATTCACGGCAGAAGCGAATAGCAAAGATTTGGAAGCCCTCGCGAATATGGTAGCAGAAGGAAAGATCAAAGCCCATATAGAGAAAGTGTATCCTTATACCGAACTCCCGGATGCGCTTGGGTATATTGAGCGTATGCGAACAAGGGGGAAAGTGGTGGTGGAATGGGATTGA